In the genome of Fretibacterium sp. OH1220_COT-178, the window ATGATCCGCGCTCCAGTGTCCGCTAAGGAAAAAGGAGGACGAGACCAGGAGGGAGATGACGATCATCGAAAAGAAGAAGAAATTGGACAGGCTGCCCGTCAGGCTGATGTTGAAGTTGGAGAGGACGAACCACACGGTGACGGAGAGTATGGCCACCATCATCATCTGATTGCCGTCCAGCGGATAGAAGTAGTTGATGGCCGTGCCGAAGATGAAGGCCATCATCGGGGGCTCCACCACCTGGATCAGGAACATCATCCACTGGGTCGCAAACCCCGTTTTATTTCCGTAGGCATTGCTGGTCCAGGCATTCACTCCCGCAGCGAAGGGGAGCATCGCCGACAGCTCTCCGAACGCGAGCCCCACGGGCACCAGGAGCAGGGCGAGGATGGGGAACAGAAAGGCCGCCCCCGCCCCCGTGGTCCGGAACCAGTAGGGCGCCTCGGCAAGCCAGCCTCCGATGACGGCCCCCGACGATATGGCGATCATTTGAATGAAGGTCAGATTCCTTTTTAGCTTGTTGTCGTTCATGATCTTTCCCTCCTACAAGGCTGCGATCAGTTCATCGGTGTTGACCACGTGGCAGTAGATGTTGTTCAGGACCGAGAGTTCATGCTCCTGAATCTCACGGGTCGAGGCCCCGCAGGCATCCTCGACGAGCCAGACCTTGAAGCTCTCGTCGGCCAGGCTGCGTACGGTCCCGGACACGCACTGGTCCGTCAGCACACCGGTCACGACCACCGTATCGATGCCGCAATTGTGCAGCATCAGGCGCAGGGACGTCCCCGTAAGCGCGCTGTCCGTGGTCTTCATGACCACCAACTCGTTCTCCTGAGGGCGCAGGGGCGCCACGATCTCCCCCGCGGGATTTCCCTTGAGAAGCAGCAGCTCGTTGTATCCCGTGGCCTTCTGGTCCAGGGACCGGTCCCTCCCGTTCGCGAGCTGACCGGTGATGCGCGCATGGGCGACAAGCATCCCCCTCTCCCGAAAGGCGGCGAGGAGCCGCGCGTTGTTGGGGATCACCTCGTTGTCGATCCGATCGTAAAAGTACTCCCATCGGGCATAATACGCTTTTTCCCTCTCGCTCATGCCGCTCGTATCGGGACGGGTGAGGAAGTGGTACTGCATATCCACGATGAGCAGTGCCGTCCTGCCCCTGTCGACGACAATCTCTCCGTAATCCTCGTCCAGTTCGTAGTAGAATGAGCAATAGCGATCATTGACCTTCATACTCCAACCGACCTCCGTTTCCCTATATAATGGAACGATGGACCGTTCCGGAAGGAAATCCTTCCCTACAGTCAAAATTTTATGGATGTGAGGCCGGAGAACAAGCGCCAATCGGGGCCCCGTGTCTTCGGATCGAGGCAACCTCCCCGTCTTTCGACAAAAAGAGGCCGGAAAACGGGAACGCCGAGGGCAGGACGCGCCATTGTATGCCGTATGCTTCCAGAGCCCCCGCCGCGGGCTTATGGCGGCCCCGCCTGTTCGTCATGCAGCCGGGGAGCTTCCGCCCGCATTCGATATGCCGCAAAAAAGACAAGGAGACGCAGAGGGATGTACAAAATCCTGGTCGCCGATGACGAGGTCATCGAAAGGAACTATCTCACTCAGTTCATCGACGGAACCGACGATTACGGCGTCGTGGCGAGCGCGGGGGACGGACAATCCGCGGTGGAACTGGCCCTGCTGCACCGGCCGGACCTGGCCATCCTGGACATACGCATGCCCCTCCTCGACGGACTTCAAGCCGCCGAAAGGATCAAGCACCGGCTGCCCCGCACCGTAGTCGTCCTCAATTCCGCGTACGCCGAGTTCGAGTTCGCTCAAAAGGCCATCCGCTATGGGGTGGACGCCTATCTGGTCAAGCCCTCGTCGGACGACGAGATTCTCTCCGTCCTGACGGCCTGTCTTCCTCCCGCGAAAACCCGGGGACCGGACGAATCCCGCTCGCCCTCGCTGATGGAATCCTTCCCCGGCAAAGCTCTTGAGGATTTTCGCAGGAGCATGCAGGTGAAGGACCTCCTCCTTTTCGAGCGGTCCCTCGAGGCCATCTCGGATTTTCTGACGAAGAGCCAGCCGCTCGAGACCTACCGAATCCACGTCGTCAACATCGTCTTCACCATGGAAAGGATCTGCTTCGAGGATCCTCTTTTCCGCGACGTCCCGGGGAACGCAACGCAGGACCTGCTGGTCCGGAGCATCGCCTCCGCCTCGGACATCCTGAAAATCCAAAACCTCGCGCGCTCCTACATAGCGGAGCTGCAGTCCTCGGCCTCCATCCTCCTTCAGGACTCCGTGCCTCCGACACAGCGTATCGCCGCCTACCTGGACGAGCACTTTCGGGAAAAGATCACGCCGGGCAGCCTGGGAAAGATCGTATTCCTGAGCGCCGACCACATCCAACGCATTTTCCGCAGGGAGACCGGGCAGTCCATCGCGCAGTACCTGCGGACAAAAAGGCTGGCCGAGGCAAAACGTCTCCTCTCCCAAAGCAACATGACCATACAGGACATCGCCGAGTCCTGCGGGTTCGGCAGTCTCTCCTCCTTCTACAAGGCCTTCAGGAAAGCGCTACTCTGCACCCCCGTGCAGTACCGCGGCCAGAACCCCAGATGAGCGATATCCGCGATCTTCTGTCCAAGGAGCTCCAGGAGGAGCTGCAGGAGTCCTTCGCCTTCGCCACG includes:
- a CDS encoding response regulator transcription factor yields the protein MYKILVADDEVIERNYLTQFIDGTDDYGVVASAGDGQSAVELALLHRPDLAILDIRMPLLDGLQAAERIKHRLPRTVVVLNSAYAEFEFAQKAIRYGVDAYLVKPSSDDEILSVLTACLPPAKTRGPDESRSPSLMESFPGKALEDFRRSMQVKDLLLFERSLEAISDFLTKSQPLETYRIHVVNIVFTMERICFEDPLFRDVPGNATQDLLVRSIASASDILKIQNLARSYIAELQSSASILLQDSVPPTQRIAAYLDEHFREKITPGSLGKIVFLSADHIQRIFRRETGQSIAQYLRTKRLAEAKRLLSQSNMTIQDIAESCGFGSLSSFYKAFRKALLCTPVQYRGQNPR
- a CDS encoding cysteine hydrolase family protein, which translates into the protein MKVNDRYCSFYYELDEDYGEIVVDRGRTALLIVDMQYHFLTRPDTSGMSEREKAYYARWEYFYDRIDNEVIPNNARLLAAFRERGMLVAHARITGQLANGRDRSLDQKATGYNELLLLKGNPAGEIVAPLRPQENELVVMKTTDSALTGTSLRLMLHNCGIDTVVVTGVLTDQCVSGTVRSLADESFKVWLVEDACGASTREIQEHELSVLNNIYCHVVNTDELIAAL